A genomic window from Macaca mulatta isolate MMU2019108-1 chromosome 19, T2T-MMU8v2.0, whole genome shotgun sequence includes:
- the LOC708732 gene encoding free fatty acid receptor 3: MGAGPDQSYFSGNHWFVFSVYLLTFLVGLPLNLLALVVFVGKLRRCPVAVDVLLLNLTASDLLLLLFLPFRMVEAASGMRWPLPFILCPLSGFIFFTTVYLTALFLAAVSVERFLSVAYPLWYKTRPRLGQAGLVSVACWLLASAHCSVVYIVEFSGDTSHSQSINGTCYLEFRKDQLAFLLPVRLEMAVVLFVVPLIITSYCYSRLVWILGRGGSHRRQRRVAGLVAATLLNFLVCFGPYNMSHVVGYICGVSPAWRTYVMLLSTLNSCVDPFVFYFSSSRFQADFHELLRRLCGLWGQWQQESSVELNEQKGGEGKREDRPAEGKSSEHSLGSGTGGQVACAKS, translated from the coding sequence ATGGGTGCAGGCCCCGACCAGTCCTATTTCTCCGGCAATCACTGGTTCGTCTTCTCGGTGTACCTCCTCACCTTCCTGGTGGGGCTCCCCCTCAACCTGCTGGCCCTGGTGGTCTTCGTGGGCAAGCTGCGGCGCTGCCCGGTGGCCGTGGATGTGCTCCTGCTCAACCTGACCGCTTCGGACCTGCTCCTGCTGCTGTTCCTGCCCTTCCGCATGGTGGAGGCGGCCAGTGGCATGCGCTGGCCCCTGCCCTTCATCCTCTGCCCACTCTCTGGATTCATCTTCTTCACCACCGTCTATCTCACCGCCCTCTTCCTGGCCGCTGTGAGTGTTGAGCGCTTCCTGAGCGTGGCCTACCCACTATGGTACAAGACCCGGCCGAGGCTGGGACAGGCGGGTCTGGTGAGTGTGGCCTGCTGGCTGTTggcctctgctcactgcagcgtGGTCTACATTGTGGAATTCTCGGGGGACACCTCCCACAGCCAGAGCATCAATGGGACCTGCTACCTGGAGTTCCGGAAGGACCAGCTAGCCTTCCTCCTGCCCGTACGGCTAGAGATGGCCGTGGTCCTCTTTGTGGTCCCCCTGATCATCACCAGCTACTGCTACAGCCGCCTGGTGTGGATCCTCGGCAGAGGGGGCAGCCACCGCCGGCAGAGGAGGGTGGCGGGGCTGGTGGCAGCCACACTGCTCAACTTCCTTGTCTGCTTTGGGCCCTACAACATGTCCCACGTTGTGGGCTATATCTGCGGTGTAAGCCCGGCATGGAGGACCTACGTGATGCTTCTCAGCACCCTGAACTCCTGTGTCGACCCCTTTGTCTTCTACTTCTCCTCCTCCAGATTCCAAGCCGACTTTCATGAGCTGCTGAGGAGGCTGTGTGGGCTCTGGGGCCAGTGGCAGCAGGAGAGCAGCGTGGAGCTGAATGagcagaagggaggggaggggaagagagaggaccGTCCAGCTGAAGGAAAGAGCAGTGAACACTCACTGGGCTCTGGAACTGGTGGCCAGGTGGCCTGTGCCAAAAGCTAG